In Bdellovibrionales bacterium CG10_big_fil_rev_8_21_14_0_10_45_34, one genomic interval encodes:
- a CDS encoding 30S ribosomal protein S12 produces the protein MPTINQLIRSERKVQKNRTKSPALTRCPQRRGVCTRVYTTTPKKPNSALRKVARVRLSNGYEVTSYIPGIGHNLQEHSVVLIRGGRVKDLPGVRYHIVRGVLDTQGVNNRMNSRSKYGTKKPKK, from the coding sequence ATGCCAACTATTAACCAGTTGATTCGAAGCGAGCGCAAAGTTCAGAAGAATCGGACAAAATCACCGGCTCTGACAAGATGTCCTCAAAGGCGCGGTGTTTGCACTCGCGTTTATACGACGACACCAAAGAAGCCAAACTCCGCTTTGAGAAAAGTTGCGAGGGTGCGATTGTCAAATGGGTACGAGGTGACTTCTTACATTCCTGGTATCGGACATAACCTTCAGGAGCACAGTGTGGTCTTGATACGTGGAGGAAGGGTCAAAGATCTTCCCGGAGTTCGGTATCACATTGTTCGGGGTGTATTAGATACCCAAGGTGTCAATAATAGGATGAATAGCCGCTCCAAGTACGGAACAAAAAAACCGAAGAAATAG